One region of Pirellulales bacterium genomic DNA includes:
- a CDS encoding tyrosine-type recombinase/integrase yields MASISTDGKGNRRILFVDKARKRRCVRLGKMPMKSAEKVCTKIEALNSAETAGNSPDRETAEWLRTRDTRLYDKLAAVGLAPERAAREASTLGLFLDRYLAARTDIKPGTRVLLERVRASLVEHFGAGKLLAAISPGDADEFRLHLQETIGENTVRRMCGRAKQFFRAAVRKRLIDQNPFADMRDCTVQANRSREYFLSRDDADKVLAACPDADWRLIFVLARYGGLRCPSEHLGLTWGCVDWERGRLRVPSPKTERHEGREARWIPLFPEIHKELDALWQQIPEGTPGDAPIVTRYRLQTQNLRTTLKIIIRRAGLEPWPKLFQNLRSTRETELAETFPIHVVCAWLGNTTAIAAKHYLQVTEEHFAKASEKAARKQAQYAAVTAGIDEKPESSAKQNYPAVPLYTAAHGEFSGPAGVRNVLGKEVPQPGKPPFCRGNCRDPGRRGVKWRFERKRM; encoded by the coding sequence ATGGCAAGTATCTCAACAGACGGCAAGGGCAACCGGCGAATCCTGTTCGTCGACAAGGCCCGCAAACGTCGCTGCGTGCGACTCGGCAAGATGCCGATGAAATCCGCCGAGAAGGTCTGCACCAAGATTGAGGCGTTGAACTCGGCCGAGACGGCTGGCAATAGCCCTGATCGTGAGACAGCGGAATGGCTGAGAACCCGCGACACCCGGCTTTACGACAAGCTGGCGGCTGTGGGGCTGGCGCCGGAACGAGCCGCCAGGGAAGCATCGACGCTGGGGTTGTTCCTTGATCGATACCTTGCGGCCAGGACTGACATCAAGCCCGGCACCCGTGTCCTGCTCGAACGTGTCCGGGCCAGCCTTGTGGAGCACTTTGGCGCCGGCAAACTGCTCGCAGCAATCTCCCCTGGCGATGCCGATGAGTTCCGCCTGCACCTGCAAGAGACCATCGGCGAGAACACCGTTCGTCGCATGTGTGGCCGGGCAAAGCAATTCTTTCGTGCGGCGGTACGCAAGCGATTGATCGACCAGAACCCCTTTGCCGATATGCGGGATTGCACAGTGCAAGCAAACCGCAGCCGAGAATACTTTCTGAGCCGCGACGACGCCGACAAGGTGCTGGCAGCGTGCCCTGACGCCGACTGGCGGCTGATATTCGTCCTGGCGCGCTACGGCGGCCTGCGGTGCCCCAGCGAGCATCTAGGGCTAACCTGGGGCTGCGTCGACTGGGAGCGTGGCAGACTGCGTGTGCCGAGCCCTAAGACGGAACGACACGAAGGGCGCGAGGCGCGCTGGATTCCGCTGTTCCCAGAGATCCACAAGGAACTCGATGCGTTGTGGCAGCAGATTCCGGAAGGGACGCCCGGCGATGCGCCGATCGTTACTCGTTATCGGTTACAGACCCAGAATCTTCGCACGACGCTGAAGATCATCATCCGGCGGGCAGGGCTGGAGCCGTGGCCGAAGCTGTTCCAGAACCTGCGCAGCACGCGCGAGACCGAGCTGGCCGAGACGTTCCCGATTCATGTGGTATGCGCGTGGCTGGGGAACACGACGGCAATCGCAGCTAAGCATTACCTGCAAGTCACCGAAGAACACTTCGCCAAGGCGTCGGAAAAAGCGGCGCGCAAACAGGCGCAGTACGCGGCGGTAACGGCGGGTATCGACGAGAAACCGGAGAGCAGCGCGAAGCAAAACTACCCAGCAGTACCGCTTTATACCGCTGCACACGGCGAATTCAGTGGCCCCGCAGGGGTGCGAAACGTTCTGGGAAAAGAAGTGCCTCAACCGGGAAAGCCCCCATTTTGCCGCGGCAATTGCCGGGATCCTGGCCGAAGGGGGGTAAAGTGGCGATTCGAGCGCAAAAGAATGTAG